The following proteins are co-located in the Nomia melanderi isolate GNS246 chromosome 1, iyNomMela1, whole genome shotgun sequence genome:
- the LOC116430050 gene encoding uncharacterized protein LOC116430050 isoform X1: MAQYYNFVTNASGTLTLEEVQRICSLEGQSVQLVVEDVNNGGNGSQQFLTCTTAPQNSGQAIFSQQINLGSQISATQLEQGQNLFIIKTNANDLNSSQSALKTTAVNSSTISGNIVNIVDNKGSKALVGSNNDGQQIQWIKMQENNVSLNTVSKQNTLISEKTQTANLNENQNNTSPQALVHGHCELPSLNTAIVKRKPLRSYQNRNRHSTNSIQTGSSSTLNRVNVTTNIGTPIQNANVSNVRASLPSFCNKSVSAVGQNVTPIPTQIHNSSNTIHTRPQTPALMQKNSLKPPQSKMEQTARLKQMQNDQRLQGNNVQRLSNTTSQLAQGTLNTQRQQGTMHTAHQRQQSSTQFQKQSTLTQQSSLTSPSQNVQSMDVESSESSAGLEQTNQQNVPSQTDSENSSSESIAYLQQVIDNPTNTIVQHQIQGNTAKMLVTFANGEQRLITFDIPNEDCTVQDLLEQANIIFCGSTQVSLVSDPTLGINYIVDTRPSATAAHDTTENDSSHDNSNVNLDNSHRYIIIKCFSSPDENSNPIQQHEEPIYFEGMLAVCSHCGISSIDFNRCLRCKRKLPKDVKSIPITMGIHEKKETILSVDTFYKKNNERNSSAKLEKLERDGSVYKRGRGRGRGASRPKPIHKEPECLTISSDEEEEGKSKTLEGSNNSTFSHIASNSFTEEMDTILEKEPVITNNSISSTSSDYSMESEDIKDNSVPSPHTSLVCRTVRIGSYKYIPRERVLISQNGVRFGVPLLEDDKTFVTLEVKLQDLVKVLIHFGKSMPVLFFYTSTNTGAMIRELLGMQDPKGPYYDPAGKDHTHKRITLLPEKLTEEAKVVLKNLFSRRRLLEELSSKEANDILVRASPKDSLQIQSLSKKDNPASSMNNSNINGGIQTLTVYPPPPAKGGIAINTEDYLCLGEDQFLNDVIIDFYLKYLTLEVLSESDQQRTHVFSSYFYKRLTSPHTQAAESNVPLSAAANRHARVQKWSKNVNIFEKDFVIIPINEHAHWFLAIICFPGLVGEVSANRTHSEENDVRKTVQRSKKLKEVKLQAVTIGSTTLAPVTATITIDQPDDGSERDEAEGDDEEMEMDSEEDEESETTEDKSHLPKIEQNVPQDKNTVKVPCILIFDSLAGASRARVVATLRDYLSCEYVAKMGSEKVFSKDTIKGASLKVPQQSNFTDCGLYVLQYVESFFKNPIKDYTLPIKTLKNWFQEITVTRKREELSKLLIALMNATKGDKNITIPVVNFPTQDGKLKNKAENHVDIKSIKSDVEDKKKSTVDGENRISNNMPNQTENNEPTNEILNRTTYQIIPYSPCTSSSSTESNSTEMLTDSKTSLPRSSSETMSYLKSKRIPRLMLKTENQDDPQAAKKHKGESFDSCK, translated from the exons ATGgcacaatattataattttgtgacCAATGCCAGTGGTACATTAACGCTTGAAGAAGTACAGAGAATTTGTTCTCTAGAGGGGCAAAGTGTTCAATTAGTTGTTGAAGACGTAAATAATGGTGGTAATGGTTCTCAGCAATTTTTGACTTGCACCACTGCACCACAAAACAGCGGGCAAGCAATTTTTTCGCAGCAAATTAATTTAGGGAGTCAAATCTCTGCAACGCAATTGGAACAAGG ACAAAACCTTTTTATAATCAAAACAAATGCAAATGATTTAAATTCATCTCAAAGTGCTTTGAAAACTACAGCAGTGAATTCTAGTACTATTAGTgggaatattgtaaatattgtggATAATAAAG GTTCTAAGGCTTTAGTAGGTTCTAATAATGATGGACAACAAATACAATGGATAAAAATGCAGGAAAATAATGTTTCGCTAAATACAGTTTCAaaacaaaatacattaatatcAGAAAAAACTCAGACTgccaatttaaatgaaaatcaaaataatacttCCCCTCaa GCTCTTGTTCATGGACATTGCGAATTGCCATCATTAAATACTGCAATTGTAAAGAGGAAACCACTTAGGTCGTATCAAAATAGAAATCGTCATTCAACAAATAGTATACAAACTGGTTCCTCGTCTACTCTTAATAGGGTAAATGTAACAACTAATATTGGGACTCCAATACAAAACGCAAATGTGTCAAATGTCAGAGCATCTTTACCTTCATTCTGTAATAAATCAGTTAGTGCTGTTGGACAAAATGTGACCCCAATTCCAACACAAATACATAATTCTTCTAATACAATTCATACAAGACCCCAAACTCCTGCATTAATgcaaaaaaattctttaaaaccTCCACAATCTAAAATGGAGCAAACGGCAAGATTAAAGCAAATGCAGAATGATCAAAGATTACAAGGAAATAACGTGCAACGATTATCGAATACTACTTCACAATTAGCTCAAGGTACATTAAATACACAACGGCAACAAGGAACTATGCATACAGCACATCAAAGACAACAGTCATCAACGCAATTTCAAAAACAATCGACTTTAACACAACAATCATCTCTTACATCCCCTTCTCAAAACGTACAAAGTATGGATGTCGAATCATCAGAATCCTCGGCAGGTTTAGAACAAACGAATCAGCAAAATGTTCCATCACAAACTGATTCGGAAAATAGCTCATCTGAAAGTATCGCCTATCTTCAACAAGTTATCGATAATCCGACAAATACCATAGTTCAACATCAAATACAAGGCAACACTGCAAAAATGTTAGTGACTTTTGCCAATGGTGAACAGAGATTAATTACGTTTGATATACCAAATGAGGATTGTACGGTTCAAGACTTATTGGAGCAG GCAAATATCATATTCTGTGGATCAACACAGGTTTCTTTAGTTTCTGATCCTACTTTgggtataaattatattgtggATACAAGGCCCTCTGCAACTGCTGCACATGACACAACTGAAAATGATAGCTCACACGATAACTCAAATGTTAATTTAGATAATTCCCACAG gtacattattattaaatgtttcagtTCACCAGACGAGAATAGCAACCCTATTCAACAACACGAG GAGCCTATATACTTTGAGGGAATGCTTGCTGTCTGTTCACACTGTGGCATCAGTTCAATCGACTTCAACCGGTGTTTACGGTGTAAAAGAAAATTACCCAAGGATGTGAAGTCTATACCTATAACAATGGGTATACATGAAAAGAAGGAGACCATACTATCTGTTGAT acgttttataaaaaaaacaatgaaagaaaCTCATCAGcaaaattggaaaaattggaACGGGACGGGTCTGTCTATAAACGTGGAAGGGGAAGAGGAAGAGGTGCTTCAAGACCAAAGCCTATTCATAAAGAGCCAG AATGTTTAACAATTTCATCGGATGAAGAAGAGGAAGGCAAATCTAAGACATTGGAGGGCTCTAATAACAGTACATTTTCACATATTGCAAGTAATAGTTTTACTGAAGAAATGGACACCATTCTTGAAAAGGAACCAGTAATTACAAACAATTCTATTTCTAGCACAAGTTCTGATTATTCTATGGAGAGTGAAGATATAAAAG ATAATTCTGTTCCATCACCTCATACTTCTTTGGTGTGTCGGACAGTAAGGATAggatcttataaatatattcctCGGGAAAGGGTATTAATCTCCCAAAATGGAGTAAGATTTGGGGTTCCTTTGTTGGAGGAtg ATAAAACCTTTGTAACGTTAGAAGTTAAATTACAAGATCTTGTCAAAGTACTAATTCATTTTGGAAAATCAATGCCAGTGCTTTTCTTTTATACCTCTACTAATACTGGAGCCATGATTCGTGAATTATTAGGGATGCAGGATCCCAAAGGACCATATTACGATCCTGCAGGAAAAG ATCACACTCATAAGCGGATAACTTTACTGCCTGAGAAATTAACTGAGGAAGCAAAAGTTGTGCTTAAAAATTTGTTCTCGCGGAGACGGTTATTAGAAGAGTTGAGTTCGAAAGAGGCAAATGATATTCTTGTCCGAGCATCACCAAAAGAT AGTTTACAAATTCAAAGTTTATCGAAGAAAGATAATCCAGCGTcttcaatgaataattctaaCATTAATGGCGGGATACAAAC ATTAACTGTATATCCTCCGCCACCTGCGAAGGGTGGGATAGCCATTAACACTGAAGATTATTTATGTCTTGGTGAAGACCAATTTTTAAACGATGTAATTATAgacttctatttaaaatacttaaCATTAGAAGTCTTGTCGGAAAGTGACCAGCAAAGAACACATGTATTTAGTTCATACTTTTATAAACGATTAACAAGTCCACATACACAGGCTGCTGAGAGTAATGTTCCACTCTCAGCCGCTGCAAACAGACATGCAAGAGTACAAAAGTGGTCAAAAAACgtgaatatatttgaaaaggATTTTGTTATAATTCCTATAAACGAACA CGCCCACTGGTTTTTGGCTATTATTTGTTTTCCTGGATTGGTGGGTGAAGTGTCTGCAAATCGTACTCATTCCGAGGAGAATGATGTCCGTAAGACTGTACAAAGAAGTAAAAAACTGAAAGAGGTGAAACTTCAAGCTGTTACGATTGGAAGCACCACTTTGGCACCTGTCACGGCTACTATAACTATAGATCAACCTGACGATGGTTCGGAGAGGGATGAAGCAGAAGGCGATGATGAAGAAATGGAAATGGATAGCGAGGAAGAT GAGGAGTCTGAAACTACAGAAGATAAAAGCCACCTACCAAAAATAGAGCAGAATGTGCCACAAGATAAGAATACTGTTAAAGT ACCGtgcatattaatatttgattctcTTGCGGGAGCAAGTAGAGCACGAGTGGTAGCTACGTTAAGAGATTACTTGAGCTGCGAATATGTCGCAAAAATGGGAAGTGAAAAAGTATTTTCGAAGGATACTATTAAAGGGGCGTCGTTAAAAGTTCCTCAGCAATCAAATTTTACTGATTGCGGCTTATATGTATTACAATATGTGGAGAGCTTCTTTAAA AATCCCATAAAAGATTATACATTACCAATTAAGACATTGAAAAACTGGTTTCAAGAAATAACCGTGAcacgaaaaagagaagaattatcAAAGCTATTAATTGCATTAATGAATGCAACGAAAggagataaaaatattactattccTGTTGTAAACTTTCCTACGCAAGAtggtaaattgaaaaataaggcTGAAAACCACGTGGATATAAAGTCGATAAAGTCAGATGTAGAAGATAAAAAAAAGTCTACAGTAGATGGCGAGAATCGCATTAGTAACAATATGCCAaatcaaacagaaaataatgaaccaACTAACGAAATACTTAATAGGACTACTTATCAGATCATTCCTTATTCTCCATGTACAAGTTCCAGTTCGACTGAAAGTAATTCAACAGAGATGTTAACAGATTCAAAAACTTCTCTTCCGAG atcgTCAAGTGAAACAATGTCGTATCTAAAATCGAAGCGAATTCCCaggttaatgttaaaaacaGAGAATCAAGACGATCCCCAAGCGGCCAAAAAGCACAAAGGAGAGTCTTTTGATTCTTGTAAATAA
- the LOC116430050 gene encoding uncharacterized protein LOC116430050 isoform X4 gives MAQYYNFVTNASGTLTLEEVQRICSLEGQSVQLVVEDVNNGGNGSQQFLTCTTAPQNSGQAIFSQQINLGSQISATQLEQGQNLFIIKTNANDLNSSQSALKTTAVNSSTISGNIVNIVDNKGSKALVGSNNDGQQIQWIKMQENNVSLNTVSKQNTLISEKTQTANLNENQNNTSPQALVHGHCELPSLNTAIVKRKPLRSYQNRNRHSTNSIQTGSSSTLNRVNVTTNIGTPIQNANVSNVRASLPSFCNKSVSAVGQNVTPIPTQIHNSSNTIHTRPQTPALMQKNSLKPPQSKMEQTARLKQMQNDQRLQGNNVQRLSNTTSQLAQGTLNTQRQQGTMHTAHQRQQSSTQFQKQSTLTQQSSLTSPSQNVQSMDVESSESSAGLEQTNQQNVPSQTDSENSSSESIAYLQQVIDNPTNTIVQHQIQGNTAKMLVTFANGEQRLITFDIPNEDCTVQDLLEQANIIFCGSTQVSLVSDPTLGINYIVDTRPSATAAHDTTENDSSHDNSNVNLDNSHSSPDENSNPIQQHETFYKKNNERNSSAKLEKLERDGSVYKRGRGRGRGASRPKPIHKEPECLTISSDEEEEGKSKTLEGSNNSTFSHIASNSFTEEMDTILEKEPVITNNSISSTSSDYSMESEDIKDNSVPSPHTSLVCRTVRIGSYKYIPRERVLISQNGVRFGVPLLEDDKTFVTLEVKLQDLVKVLIHFGKSMPVLFFYTSTNTGAMIRELLGMQDPKGPYYDPAGKDHTHKRITLLPEKLTEEAKVVLKNLFSRRRLLEELSSKEANDILVRASPKDSLQIQSLSKKDNPASSMNNSNINGGIQTLTVYPPPPAKGGIAINTEDYLCLGEDQFLNDVIIDFYLKYLTLEVLSESDQQRTHVFSSYFYKRLTSPHTQAAESNVPLSAAANRHARVQKWSKNVNIFEKDFVIIPINEHAHWFLAIICFPGLVGEVSANRTHSEENDVRKTVQRSKKLKEVKLQAVTIGSTTLAPVTATITIDQPDDGSERDEAEGDDEEMEMDSEEDEESETTEDKSHLPKIEQNVPQDKNTVKVPCILIFDSLAGASRARVVATLRDYLSCEYVAKMGSEKVFSKDTIKGASLKVPQQSNFTDCGLYVLQYVESFFKNPIKDYTLPIKTLKNWFQEITVTRKREELSKLLIALMNATKGDKNITIPVVNFPTQDGKLKNKAENHVDIKSIKSDVEDKKKSTVDGENRISNNMPNQTENNEPTNEILNRTTYQIIPYSPCTSSSSTESNSTEMLTDSKTSLPRSSSETMSYLKSKRIPRLMLKTENQDDPQAAKKHKGESFDSCK, from the exons ATGgcacaatattataattttgtgacCAATGCCAGTGGTACATTAACGCTTGAAGAAGTACAGAGAATTTGTTCTCTAGAGGGGCAAAGTGTTCAATTAGTTGTTGAAGACGTAAATAATGGTGGTAATGGTTCTCAGCAATTTTTGACTTGCACCACTGCACCACAAAACAGCGGGCAAGCAATTTTTTCGCAGCAAATTAATTTAGGGAGTCAAATCTCTGCAACGCAATTGGAACAAGG ACAAAACCTTTTTATAATCAAAACAAATGCAAATGATTTAAATTCATCTCAAAGTGCTTTGAAAACTACAGCAGTGAATTCTAGTACTATTAGTgggaatattgtaaatattgtggATAATAAAG GTTCTAAGGCTTTAGTAGGTTCTAATAATGATGGACAACAAATACAATGGATAAAAATGCAGGAAAATAATGTTTCGCTAAATACAGTTTCAaaacaaaatacattaatatcAGAAAAAACTCAGACTgccaatttaaatgaaaatcaaaataatacttCCCCTCaa GCTCTTGTTCATGGACATTGCGAATTGCCATCATTAAATACTGCAATTGTAAAGAGGAAACCACTTAGGTCGTATCAAAATAGAAATCGTCATTCAACAAATAGTATACAAACTGGTTCCTCGTCTACTCTTAATAGGGTAAATGTAACAACTAATATTGGGACTCCAATACAAAACGCAAATGTGTCAAATGTCAGAGCATCTTTACCTTCATTCTGTAATAAATCAGTTAGTGCTGTTGGACAAAATGTGACCCCAATTCCAACACAAATACATAATTCTTCTAATACAATTCATACAAGACCCCAAACTCCTGCATTAATgcaaaaaaattctttaaaaccTCCACAATCTAAAATGGAGCAAACGGCAAGATTAAAGCAAATGCAGAATGATCAAAGATTACAAGGAAATAACGTGCAACGATTATCGAATACTACTTCACAATTAGCTCAAGGTACATTAAATACACAACGGCAACAAGGAACTATGCATACAGCACATCAAAGACAACAGTCATCAACGCAATTTCAAAAACAATCGACTTTAACACAACAATCATCTCTTACATCCCCTTCTCAAAACGTACAAAGTATGGATGTCGAATCATCAGAATCCTCGGCAGGTTTAGAACAAACGAATCAGCAAAATGTTCCATCACAAACTGATTCGGAAAATAGCTCATCTGAAAGTATCGCCTATCTTCAACAAGTTATCGATAATCCGACAAATACCATAGTTCAACATCAAATACAAGGCAACACTGCAAAAATGTTAGTGACTTTTGCCAATGGTGAACAGAGATTAATTACGTTTGATATACCAAATGAGGATTGTACGGTTCAAGACTTATTGGAGCAG GCAAATATCATATTCTGTGGATCAACACAGGTTTCTTTAGTTTCTGATCCTACTTTgggtataaattatattgtggATACAAGGCCCTCTGCAACTGCTGCACATGACACAACTGAAAATGATAGCTCACACGATAACTCAAATGTTAATTTAGATAATTCCCACAG tTCACCAGACGAGAATAGCAACCCTATTCAACAACACGAG acgttttataaaaaaaacaatgaaagaaaCTCATCAGcaaaattggaaaaattggaACGGGACGGGTCTGTCTATAAACGTGGAAGGGGAAGAGGAAGAGGTGCTTCAAGACCAAAGCCTATTCATAAAGAGCCAG AATGTTTAACAATTTCATCGGATGAAGAAGAGGAAGGCAAATCTAAGACATTGGAGGGCTCTAATAACAGTACATTTTCACATATTGCAAGTAATAGTTTTACTGAAGAAATGGACACCATTCTTGAAAAGGAACCAGTAATTACAAACAATTCTATTTCTAGCACAAGTTCTGATTATTCTATGGAGAGTGAAGATATAAAAG ATAATTCTGTTCCATCACCTCATACTTCTTTGGTGTGTCGGACAGTAAGGATAggatcttataaatatattcctCGGGAAAGGGTATTAATCTCCCAAAATGGAGTAAGATTTGGGGTTCCTTTGTTGGAGGAtg ATAAAACCTTTGTAACGTTAGAAGTTAAATTACAAGATCTTGTCAAAGTACTAATTCATTTTGGAAAATCAATGCCAGTGCTTTTCTTTTATACCTCTACTAATACTGGAGCCATGATTCGTGAATTATTAGGGATGCAGGATCCCAAAGGACCATATTACGATCCTGCAGGAAAAG ATCACACTCATAAGCGGATAACTTTACTGCCTGAGAAATTAACTGAGGAAGCAAAAGTTGTGCTTAAAAATTTGTTCTCGCGGAGACGGTTATTAGAAGAGTTGAGTTCGAAAGAGGCAAATGATATTCTTGTCCGAGCATCACCAAAAGAT AGTTTACAAATTCAAAGTTTATCGAAGAAAGATAATCCAGCGTcttcaatgaataattctaaCATTAATGGCGGGATACAAAC ATTAACTGTATATCCTCCGCCACCTGCGAAGGGTGGGATAGCCATTAACACTGAAGATTATTTATGTCTTGGTGAAGACCAATTTTTAAACGATGTAATTATAgacttctatttaaaatacttaaCATTAGAAGTCTTGTCGGAAAGTGACCAGCAAAGAACACATGTATTTAGTTCATACTTTTATAAACGATTAACAAGTCCACATACACAGGCTGCTGAGAGTAATGTTCCACTCTCAGCCGCTGCAAACAGACATGCAAGAGTACAAAAGTGGTCAAAAAACgtgaatatatttgaaaaggATTTTGTTATAATTCCTATAAACGAACA CGCCCACTGGTTTTTGGCTATTATTTGTTTTCCTGGATTGGTGGGTGAAGTGTCTGCAAATCGTACTCATTCCGAGGAGAATGATGTCCGTAAGACTGTACAAAGAAGTAAAAAACTGAAAGAGGTGAAACTTCAAGCTGTTACGATTGGAAGCACCACTTTGGCACCTGTCACGGCTACTATAACTATAGATCAACCTGACGATGGTTCGGAGAGGGATGAAGCAGAAGGCGATGATGAAGAAATGGAAATGGATAGCGAGGAAGAT GAGGAGTCTGAAACTACAGAAGATAAAAGCCACCTACCAAAAATAGAGCAGAATGTGCCACAAGATAAGAATACTGTTAAAGT ACCGtgcatattaatatttgattctcTTGCGGGAGCAAGTAGAGCACGAGTGGTAGCTACGTTAAGAGATTACTTGAGCTGCGAATATGTCGCAAAAATGGGAAGTGAAAAAGTATTTTCGAAGGATACTATTAAAGGGGCGTCGTTAAAAGTTCCTCAGCAATCAAATTTTACTGATTGCGGCTTATATGTATTACAATATGTGGAGAGCTTCTTTAAA AATCCCATAAAAGATTATACATTACCAATTAAGACATTGAAAAACTGGTTTCAAGAAATAACCGTGAcacgaaaaagagaagaattatcAAAGCTATTAATTGCATTAATGAATGCAACGAAAggagataaaaatattactattccTGTTGTAAACTTTCCTACGCAAGAtggtaaattgaaaaataaggcTGAAAACCACGTGGATATAAAGTCGATAAAGTCAGATGTAGAAGATAAAAAAAAGTCTACAGTAGATGGCGAGAATCGCATTAGTAACAATATGCCAaatcaaacagaaaataatgaaccaACTAACGAAATACTTAATAGGACTACTTATCAGATCATTCCTTATTCTCCATGTACAAGTTCCAGTTCGACTGAAAGTAATTCAACAGAGATGTTAACAGATTCAAAAACTTCTCTTCCGAG atcgTCAAGTGAAACAATGTCGTATCTAAAATCGAAGCGAATTCCCaggttaatgttaaaaacaGAGAATCAAGACGATCCCCAAGCGGCCAAAAAGCACAAAGGAGAGTCTTTTGATTCTTGTAAATAA